A single genomic interval of Deinococcus radiotolerans harbors:
- a CDS encoding dihydrolipoamide acetyltransferase family protein, with translation MKEVLLPELAESVVEGEILKWLVQEGDTIALEQPLCEVMTDKVTVELPSPVAGVLSRRLAGEGDVVAVHAAIALIDETGGAAAAPAPAATASAPAPAATASAPAPAAEPLSTQAQEEREQVGGSIVEAGHLQKGADDDSTSLFKAFSSDEKVQVQGLGARQPAAPAAPTQPTRADGRVLAVPAARQLARELNIDLTQVRGSGPNGRIRVSDVLAHQGIHQGQAAPAQPAAPAQAPAQPAAASVAKAPAAGGMPVAPVQYRTPKGYEHLEDRVPLRGMRRAISNQMQASHLYTVRTLTVDEVNLSKLVEFRARVKEDAAAAGVKLSYLPFIFKAVAVALRKFPSLNTSFDEVTQEIVQKRYYNIGMAVATDAGLTVPVLKDVNHKSVFDLAREVSDLAARAQGGKLQADELAGSTFSVTNIGSIGALFSFPIINVPDAAILGIHSIQKRPIVDEYDNIVVAHMMYLSLSFDHRLVDGAEAARFCKEVIRLLENPDRLMLEAM, from the coding sequence ATGAAAGAAGTGCTGCTGCCCGAACTGGCCGAGAGCGTCGTCGAGGGCGAAATCCTGAAGTGGCTGGTGCAGGAGGGCGATACCATCGCCCTGGAACAACCCCTGTGCGAAGTCATGACCGACAAGGTCACCGTGGAACTTCCCAGCCCGGTCGCCGGGGTGCTCAGTAGGCGCCTCGCGGGCGAGGGGGACGTGGTGGCCGTGCACGCCGCCATCGCCCTGATCGACGAGACCGGTGGGGCTGCCGCTGCCCCCGCCCCTGCCGCCACTGCATCCGCTCCCGCCCCTGCCGCCACTGCATCCGCTCCCGCCCCTGCTGCTGAGCCGCTGAGCACGCAGGCACAGGAGGAACGCGAGCAGGTGGGCGGCAGCATCGTCGAGGCCGGACACCTCCAGAAGGGGGCCGACGACGATTCCACCAGCCTCTTCAAGGCGTTCTCCAGCGACGAGAAGGTGCAGGTGCAGGGCCTCGGCGCCCGCCAGCCTGCCGCCCCTGCCGCACCCACCCAGCCGACCCGCGCGGATGGCCGGGTGCTGGCCGTGCCCGCCGCGCGGCAGCTGGCCCGTGAACTGAACATTGACCTGACGCAGGTGCGCGGCAGCGGCCCCAACGGCCGCATCCGCGTGAGCGACGTGCTGGCCCACCAGGGCATCCACCAGGGTCAGGCCGCCCCCGCGCAGCCCGCCGCCCCGGCCCAGGCGCCCGCCCAGCCCGCCGCTGCCTCCGTCGCGAAGGCCCCCGCTGCGGGCGGGATGCCCGTCGCGCCCGTGCAGTACCGCACGCCCAAGGGCTACGAGCACCTCGAGGACCGCGTGCCGCTGCGGGGCATGCGCCGCGCCATCAGCAACCAGATGCAGGCCAGTCACCTGTACACGGTGCGCACCCTGACGGTGGACGAGGTGAACCTCAGCAAACTCGTGGAATTCCGCGCCCGCGTCAAGGAAGACGCCGCCGCGGCGGGCGTGAAGCTCTCGTACCTGCCGTTCATCTTCAAGGCCGTCGCCGTGGCGCTGCGCAAGTTCCCCAGCCTGAACACCAGCTTCGACGAGGTCACCCAGGAGATCGTCCAGAAGCGCTACTACAACATCGGCATGGCCGTCGCCACCGACGCGGGCCTGACCGTCCCCGTCCTGAAGGACGTGAACCACAAGAGCGTCTTCGACCTCGCCCGTGAAGTCAGCGACCTCGCCGCGCGTGCCCAGGGCGGCAAACTCCAGGCGGACGAACTGGCGGGCAGCACCTTCAGCGTCACGAACATCGGCTCGATCGGCGCGCTGTTCTCCTTCCCGATCATCAACGTGCCCGACGCCGCCATCCTCGGCATTCACTCCATCCAGAAGCGGCCCATCGTGGACGAGTACGACAACATCGTCGTGGCGCACATGATGTACCTCAGCCTGTCCTTCGACCACCGCCTCGTGGACGGCGCGGAGGCCGCGCGCTTCTGCAAGGAAGTCATCCGCCTGCTGGAGAACCCCGACCGCCTGATGCTCGAAGCGATGTAA
- a CDS encoding alpha-ketoacid dehydrogenase subunit beta, with translation MTATQTRPEAAPMTTGRTINLIQAVTEAIAEEMERDQRVVLFGEDVGARGGVFMATAGLQERFGKNRVFDTPLSEASIVGAAVGMAVRGLRPIAEIQFADYMGPGFDQIISQAAKIRYRSAGQFTAPMVIRTPSGGGVKGGHHHSQSPESYYTHTPGLKVVMPSTPYDAKGLLKAALRGEDPVIYFEPKRLYRAAKGEVPDHDYIVKLGEAAIRREGSDLSLIGYGGVMPDLEKAADALAAEGVSVEVIDLRSLVPWDRDRVLTSVQKTGRAVLVSEAPRISNFMGEVAYVIQEQAFDYLTAPVGQVAGFDTPYPYVQDKVYLPGANRIVAACVQALNY, from the coding sequence ATGACCGCCACCCAGACCCGCCCGGAGGCTGCCCCCATGACGACCGGCCGCACCATCAACCTCATCCAGGCTGTCACCGAGGCCATCGCCGAGGAGATGGAACGCGACCAGCGCGTCGTCCTGTTCGGCGAGGACGTCGGCGCGCGCGGCGGCGTGTTCATGGCCACCGCCGGGCTTCAGGAACGCTTCGGCAAGAACCGCGTGTTCGACACGCCCCTGAGCGAGGCCAGCATCGTCGGCGCCGCCGTCGGCATGGCCGTGCGCGGCCTGCGCCCCATCGCGGAAATCCAGTTCGCGGACTACATGGGCCCCGGCTTCGACCAGATCATCTCGCAGGCCGCCAAGATCCGCTACCGGTCAGCCGGGCAGTTCACGGCGCCCATGGTCATCCGCACCCCCTCGGGCGGCGGCGTGAAGGGCGGCCACCACCACAGCCAGAGCCCCGAGAGCTACTACACCCACACCCCGGGCCTGAAGGTCGTCATGCCCAGCACCCCCTACGACGCCAAGGGCCTGCTGAAGGCCGCGCTGCGCGGCGAGGACCCCGTCATCTACTTCGAACCCAAACGCCTCTACCGCGCCGCCAAAGGCGAGGTGCCCGACCACGACTACATCGTGAAACTGGGCGAGGCCGCCATCCGCCGCGAGGGCAGCGACCTGAGCCTCATCGGCTACGGCGGCGTGATGCCCGATCTGGAAAAAGCCGCCGACGCCCTGGCCGCCGAGGGCGTCAGCGTGGAGGTCATTGACCTGCGCTCCCTGGTGCCCTGGGACCGCGACCGCGTCCTGACCAGCGTGCAGAAGACCGGCCGGGCTGTCCTCGTCAGCGAGGCGCCGCGCATCAGCAACTTCATGGGCGAGGTCGCATACGTCATCCAGGAGCAGGCCTTCGACTACCTGACTGCCCCCGTCGGACAGGTGGCGGGCTTCGACACGCCGTACCCGTACGTGCAGGACAAGGTGTACCTGCCCGGCGCGAACCGCATCGTGGCCGCCTGCGTCCAGGCCCTCAATTACTGA
- a CDS encoding thiamine pyrophosphate-dependent dehydrogenase E1 component subunit alpha has protein sequence MIQPFTPEPIRFVAEDGTPVQPLPERYTPEVLRDLHRLMLQAREFDRKLITLLRQGRTTFYAQSSGMEATQVGLARSIRVGHDWVWPYYRDHTLGLAMGVPMAELISQCLGTNSDSCRGRQMPHHFAAQRQNFVSISSSIASQVPPAAGNAMAQKYLGVDEITVCTFGDGATSEGDWHAGMNMAGAAQAPALFVCENNQWAISTSIREQTASETIHIKAKAYGMPGYYVDGNDIIAVMEVCGYAAEQVRSGQGPALVECLTYRVGSHSNADADAEKHYRTREEVDAWLARDPITRLENLLAHLGHPVTAEERAALIAQTHREVDEQVLAAEATGQPDWRIMFEDVYADLPDHLRQQEAFLRAEQTGGRA, from the coding sequence ATGATTCAACCCTTCACCCCCGAACCCATCCGCTTCGTCGCGGAAGACGGGACGCCGGTGCAGCCCCTCCCGGAGCGCTACACGCCCGAGGTGCTGCGCGACCTGCACCGCCTGATGCTCCAGGCGCGCGAATTCGACCGCAAACTCATCACGCTACTCCGCCAGGGCCGCACCACCTTCTACGCGCAGTCCAGCGGCATGGAAGCCACCCAGGTGGGCCTCGCCCGCTCGATTCGCGTCGGGCACGACTGGGTCTGGCCGTACTACCGCGACCACACCTTGGGCCTCGCCATGGGCGTGCCCATGGCGGAACTGATCAGCCAGTGCCTGGGCACGAACAGCGACTCCTGCCGGGGCCGCCAGATGCCGCACCACTTCGCCGCGCAGCGCCAGAACTTCGTGTCCATCAGTTCCAGCATCGCGTCGCAGGTGCCGCCCGCTGCCGGGAACGCCATGGCGCAGAAGTACCTCGGCGTGGACGAGATCACGGTCTGCACCTTCGGGGACGGCGCCACCAGCGAGGGCGACTGGCACGCCGGGATGAACATGGCGGGCGCCGCGCAGGCCCCCGCGCTGTTCGTCTGCGAGAACAACCAGTGGGCGATCAGTACCAGCATCCGCGAGCAGACCGCCAGCGAGACCATCCACATCAAGGCGAAAGCCTACGGCATGCCCGGCTACTACGTGGACGGCAACGACATCATCGCCGTCATGGAAGTCTGCGGATACGCCGCCGAGCAGGTCCGCAGCGGCCAGGGTCCCGCCCTGGTCGAGTGCCTGACCTACCGCGTCGGCTCGCACAGCAACGCGGACGCGGACGCCGAGAAGCACTACCGCACCCGCGAGGAAGTCGACGCGTGGCTGGCCCGCGACCCCATCACCCGCCTGGAGAACCTCCTGGCGCACCTGGGCCACCCCGTCACCGCCGAGGAGCGCGCCGCCCTGATCGCGCAGACGCACCGCGAGGTGGACGAACAGGTGCTCGCCGCCGAGGCGACCGGGCAGCCCGACTGGCGCATCATGTTCGAGGACGTGTACGCCGACCTGCCCGACCACCTGCGCCAGCAGGAGGCGTTCCTGCGCGCCGAGCAGACCGGAGGCCGCGCATGA